A region from the Ptychodera flava strain L36383 chromosome 12, AS_Pfla_20210202, whole genome shotgun sequence genome encodes:
- the LOC139145203 gene encoding lissencephaly-1 homolog isoform X2, whose translation MVLSQRQREELNKAIADYLRSNGYENALSEFKREADMPGEIEKKYTGLLEKKWTSVIRLQKKVMDLESKLNECEKEVSGGAPTRDKRSPSEWIPRPPEKYSLSGHRSPVTKVLFHPVYSIMVSSSEDAAIKVWDYETGDYERTLKGHTDSVQDVAFDQNGKLLASCSADMTIKLWDFNSYECIKTMHGHDHNVSSINFMPSGDFLVSASRDKTIKMWEVSTGYCVKTFTGHREWVRSVKVNPDGSLLASCSNDQTVRVWVVANKECKLELREHEHVVECIAWAPESALPTINEAIGSESKKSRNSPFLISGSRDKTIKLWDISAGVCVMSLVGHDNWVRGVVFHPAGKYIISAADDKTLRIWDYKNKRCMKTLDAHQHFVTSVDFHKSSPFVITGSVDLTVKIWECR comes from the exons AAATAAAGCCATTGCTGACTATCTACGTTCCAATGGCTATGAAAATGCCCTATCAGAGTTTAAAAGAGAGGCTGACATG CCTGGAGAAATTGAAAAGAAGTACACAGGTCTGCTGGAGAAGAAGTGGACATCAGTCATTAGGCTACAAAAGAAAGTTATGGACTTAGAGTCAAAACTTAATGAATGTGAGAAAGAAGTTAGCGGTGGAGCACCTACACGAGATAAACGTTCTCCATCAGAATGGATACCTAGACCCCCTGAAAAGTATTCCCTAAGCGGTCACCGTAGTCCTGTAACCAAAGTTTTATTTCACCCAGTTTATAGTATAATGGTATCCTCATCAGAAGATGCAGCTATAAAG GTTTGGGATTATGAAACAGGTGACTATGAGAGAACATTAAAAGGACACACAGATTCCGTGCAAGACGTAGCATTTGACCAGAATGGCAAACTACTAG CATCCTGCTCTGCAGACATGACCATAAAATTATGGGACTTCAACAGTTACGAGTGTATAAAGAcaatgcacggacatgaccacaACGTGTCCTCCATTAACTTCATGCCCAGTGGTGATTTCCTAGTCTCAGCGTCAAGGGATAAGACAATCAAGATGTGGGAAGTATCTACAGG CTACTGCGTGAAAACATTTACCGGTCATAGGGAATGGGTTAGGTCTGTCAAAGTCAACCCAGATGGCTCACTACTTGCTAGTTGTTCTAATGACCAG ACTGTTAGAGTTTGGGTAGtggcaaacaaagaatgtaAATTGGAACTACGAGAACATGAACATGTGGTTGAGTGCATAGCATGGGCTCCAGAGTCTGCTCTTCCTACAATTAACGAAGCCATTGGCTCAGAG TCAAAGAAATCCCGTAACAGCCCATTCTTGATATCAGGATCCCGTGACAAGACCATTAAGTTGTGGGACATCAGTGCTGGGGTCTGCGTAATGTCACTG GTGGGACATGACAACTGGGTGCGTGGAGTAGTGTTCCACCCTGCTGGCAAGTATATTATTAGTGCAGCTGACGACAAGACTCTGCGAATTTGGGACTACAAGAACAAGCGATGCATGAAGACGCTGGATGCACACCAGCATTTTGTCACCTCTGTTG ATTTCCACAAGTCCAGTCCATTTGTTATCACGGGCAGCGTTGACTTGACTGTCAAAATTTGGGAATGCCGTTGA
- the LOC139145203 gene encoding lissencephaly-1 homolog isoform X1, with the protein MVLSQRQREELNKAIADYLRSNGYENALSEFKREADMPGEIEKKYTGLLEKKWTSVIRLQKKVMDLESKLNECEKEVSGGAPTRDKRSPSEWIPRPPEKYSLSGHRSPVTKVLFHPVYSIMVSSSEDAAIKVWDYETGDYERTLKGHTDSVQDVAFDQNGKLLASCSADMTIKLWDFNSYECIKTMHGHDHNVSSINFMPSGDFLVSASRDKTIKMWEVSTGYCVKTFTGHREWVRSVKVNPDGSLLASCSNDQTVRVWVVANKECKLELREHEHVVECIAWAPESALPTINEAIGSELTNDATVKDQSKKSRNSPFLISGSRDKTIKLWDISAGVCVMSLVGHDNWVRGVVFHPAGKYIISAADDKTLRIWDYKNKRCMKTLDAHQHFVTSVDFHKSSPFVITGSVDLTVKIWECR; encoded by the exons AAATAAAGCCATTGCTGACTATCTACGTTCCAATGGCTATGAAAATGCCCTATCAGAGTTTAAAAGAGAGGCTGACATG CCTGGAGAAATTGAAAAGAAGTACACAGGTCTGCTGGAGAAGAAGTGGACATCAGTCATTAGGCTACAAAAGAAAGTTATGGACTTAGAGTCAAAACTTAATGAATGTGAGAAAGAAGTTAGCGGTGGAGCACCTACACGAGATAAACGTTCTCCATCAGAATGGATACCTAGACCCCCTGAAAAGTATTCCCTAAGCGGTCACCGTAGTCCTGTAACCAAAGTTTTATTTCACCCAGTTTATAGTATAATGGTATCCTCATCAGAAGATGCAGCTATAAAG GTTTGGGATTATGAAACAGGTGACTATGAGAGAACATTAAAAGGACACACAGATTCCGTGCAAGACGTAGCATTTGACCAGAATGGCAAACTACTAG CATCCTGCTCTGCAGACATGACCATAAAATTATGGGACTTCAACAGTTACGAGTGTATAAAGAcaatgcacggacatgaccacaACGTGTCCTCCATTAACTTCATGCCCAGTGGTGATTTCCTAGTCTCAGCGTCAAGGGATAAGACAATCAAGATGTGGGAAGTATCTACAGG CTACTGCGTGAAAACATTTACCGGTCATAGGGAATGGGTTAGGTCTGTCAAAGTCAACCCAGATGGCTCACTACTTGCTAGTTGTTCTAATGACCAG ACTGTTAGAGTTTGGGTAGtggcaaacaaagaatgtaAATTGGAACTACGAGAACATGAACATGTGGTTGAGTGCATAGCATGGGCTCCAGAGTCTGCTCTTCCTACAATTAACGAAGCCATTGGCTCAGAG CTTACAAATGACGCCACTGTCAAAGATCAG TCAAAGAAATCCCGTAACAGCCCATTCTTGATATCAGGATCCCGTGACAAGACCATTAAGTTGTGGGACATCAGTGCTGGGGTCTGCGTAATGTCACTG GTGGGACATGACAACTGGGTGCGTGGAGTAGTGTTCCACCCTGCTGGCAAGTATATTATTAGTGCAGCTGACGACAAGACTCTGCGAATTTGGGACTACAAGAACAAGCGATGCATGAAGACGCTGGATGCACACCAGCATTTTGTCACCTCTGTTG ATTTCCACAAGTCCAGTCCATTTGTTATCACGGGCAGCGTTGACTTGACTGTCAAAATTTGGGAATGCCGTTGA